From Panicum hallii strain FIL2 chromosome 2, PHallii_v3.1, whole genome shotgun sequence, a single genomic window includes:
- the LOC112879995 gene encoding uncharacterized protein LOC112879995 — protein MAAFLNALKSDIANRIVAFLMDKFSEVATPTTEGMRLHDLQRVLLRVGVIVEEAEGRYITNPLMAYQLNILRKEMYRGYLTLDNLRIHGNEELKAKDHDVSNSFALSKFNPAKRLFFSAGNKHVGKDIHQVLDNLNNIMVDMSEFVTTLSNYPPLYRQPYSMHFYVGKCMFGRQMEVDRVIDFLMQTENPIMKNVGVLPIVGPAFVGKSTLVAHIYNAERVRNHFSRIVVLTGDEINYENLQTTLKDRGLTMHQGNALGHNNRLLTIIEFSEDVDELAECLMRGLKNVYLRKVPPNLIVFKNSFAPFAYLSNLRTLTQVDTKQQMVMVCRLPGSDVFHLVINKLDSDSKRKTEQNNNGMELNIGRVAAIEKIASGFGTE, from the exons ATGGCAGCATTTTTAAATGCACTTAAGAGTGACATTGCCAATAGAATTGTAGCTTTTCTCATGGATAAATTCTCAGAAGTTGCAACACCAACTACAGAGGGCATGAGGTTACATGATCTGCAACGGGTACTACTTCGGGTTGGAGTCATCGTCGAGGAGGCAGAGGGACGATACATCACAAACCCATTGATGGCATATCAATTGAACATTTTAAGGAAAGAAATGTACCGAGGGTATTTGACCTTGGACAACTTGAGGATCCATGGTAACGAAGAATTGAAGGCCAAAGATCATGATGTGAGTAACTCTTTTGCCCTATCCAAATTCAATCCTGCCAAGCGTCTCTTTTTCTCTGCTGGAAATAAACATGTGGGGAAAGATATACATCAGGTGCTCGACAATTTAAATAACATTATGGTAGATATGAGTGAGTTTGTTACAACTTTGAGTAACTATCCTCCACTGTACCGGCAACCATATAGCATGCATTTTTATGTTGGCAAGTGCATGTTTGGTCGTCAAATGGAAGTGGATAGAGTCATTGATTTCTTGATGCAAACAGAGAATCCCATTATGAAAAATGTCGGTGTATTGCCAATTGTGGGTCCAGCATTTGTTGGAAAGAGCACCTTAGTTGCACATATATACAATGCTGAAAGGGTCCGCAACCACTTTTCTCGAATTGTTGTACTTACTGGAGATGAGATTAACTATGAGAACCTGCAGACCACTTTGAAAGATAGGGGTCTGACCATGCATCAAGGAAATGCCTTGGGCCATAATAACAGATTGCTCACTATTATTGAATTCTCAGAGGATGTGGATGAGCTG GCAGAGTGCCTGATGAGAGGGTTGAAGAACGTGTACCTCCGCAAGGTTCCACCAAACTTGATAGTCTTTAAGAATTCATTTGCACCATTTGCATACCTCTCAAATCTCCGGACATTAACACAG GTAGACACAAAACAGCAAATGGTCATGGTGTGCAGGCTGCCAGGCTCAGATGTTTTCCATTTGGTAATAAATAAACTTGATAGCGACTCAAAACGAAAAACTGAGCAGAACAATAATGGAATGGAGTTGAATATTGGAAGAG TGGCTGCTATAGAAAAGATTGCAAGTGGCTTTGGTACTGAATGA
- the LOC112879994 gene encoding putative disease resistance protein RGA3 — MDEIILAIISEITKRSISYVLCKYSEITGPTIEDKRLQDLQRLLLRTHIIVKEAEGRLITNRAMVHQLNIMRKEMYRGYFTLDSLRSQASEAKDHDVSHSFTLPKFNHAKRRICSSDGTYRNNDLQKVIQNLNNIVADAKEFCMFLKNYPPLYRQPYDMHMFIGKCMFGRQMEVDRIMDFLMQEEHLSMTSTGVLPIIGPGYVGKSTLVAHVYNDARVRGHFSQIIVVNGDRIDDKKLSSWKDRCDIIHQNNALGGKKRLLAVIEFPENVDNVAWNNFYLPFVGCLVRGSKIIITSNSDKIKKFGTTQALILNFLPIEAYWYFFKVLTFGSADSNDYPELESIAMAMAREMGGSFIAADFISAILRRNLSVQHWGWCLAAFKENIRRNVSVFGEHPYDLLQKQKHACYQINEDKYMVSDQYHASCLSRENIPAITMYDVVSGNVNCEGAFEVLAWKSHILPYKSYTISCMIQKEQPIKRIHST; from the coding sequence ATGGATGAAATCATCCTAGCAATTATTTCTGAAATTACGAAGAGATCTATTTCGTATGTCCTTTGCAAATACTCGGAGATAACTGGACCAACAATAGAGGACAAGAGGCTGCAAGATCTGCAACGGCTACTGTTGCGGACTCATATCATCGTCAAGGAAGCAGAGGGGCGGCTCATCACAAATCGAGCCATGGTGCATCAATTGAACATCATGAGAAAAGAGATGTACAGAGGTTACTTCACTTTGGACAGCTTGAGGAGCCAAGCCAGCGAGGCCAAGGATCATGATGTGAGTCACTCTTTCACCCTACCCAAATTCAACCATGCCAAGCGTCGCATTTGCTCTTCCGATGGTACGTATAGGAATAATGACCTGCAGAAAGTGATTCAAAACTTAAACAACATCGTGGCTGATGCAAAAGAGTTCTGTATGTTTTTGAAGAACTATCCTCCGTTGTACCGCCAACCTTACGACATGCATATGTTCATTGGCAAGTGCATGTTTGGTCGCCAAATGGAAGTGGATAGGATCATGGATTTCTTGATGCAGGAAGAACATCTGAGTATGACAAGTACTGGTGTCCTACCAATTATTGGTCCAGGATATGTTGGAAAGAGCACCTTAGTTGCTCATGTCTACAACGATGCAAGAGTACGCGGCCACTTTTCTCAAATTATAGTAGTTAATGGAGACCGTATTGATGATAAAAAGCTGTCAAGCTGGAAAGATAGATGTGATATCATACATCAAAACAATGCCTTGGGTGGGAAGAAGAGGTTGTTGGCTGTCATTGAGTTCCCCGAGAATGTTGACAATGTTGCATGGAATAATTTCTACTTACCTTTTGTTGGGTGCCTTGTAAGGGGTAGTAAGATCATTATCACAAGTAATTCGGACAAAATAAAGAAGTTTGGCACCACACAAGCTCTTATATTAAATTTTCTGCCAATAGAAGCATATTGGTATTTCTTCAAGGTTCTTACATTTGGGAGTGCAGATTCCAATGATTACCCAGAACTGGAGTCAATTGCTATGGCAATGGCAAGAGAGATGGGTGGATCATTCATAGCTGCGGATTTCATTTCAGCCATTCTAAGGAGAAATCTTAGTGTCCAACATTGGGGTTGGTGCCTTGCAGCTTTCAAGGAAAATATACGGAGAAATGTCTCTGTGTTTGGTGAGCATCCATATGATCTTCTGCAGAAACAGAAGCATGCATGTTATCAGATTAACGAAGACAAGTATATGGTTAGCGATCAGTACCATGCATCATGTCTTTCTAGAGAAAATATTCCAGCAATAACAATGTACGACGTTGTGTCTGGAAATGTAAATTGCGAAGGCGCATTTGAGGTTCTTGCATGGAAGTCACACATTCTACCATATAAGTCATACACCATTAGTTGTATGATTCAGAAGGAACAACCTATAAAGAGGATACACTCTACATAG